One Mycobacterium paraseoulense genomic window, TGGTGTTCAGCGGGGACACCCTGTTCGCCGGCGGCCCGGGCGCGACCGGCCGCTCGTATTCGGACTTCCCAACGATCCTGCAGTCCATCTCCGAGCGGCTGGGTAAGTTGCCCGACGAGACGGTGGTGCACACCGGCCACGGCGACAGCACCACGATCGGCGACGAGATCGTCCATTACGAGGAGTGGGTGGCCCGCGGGCATTGAGCGGTCCGCCGTGGCGCACGGGCCCCGGCCACATCGGTCACATGAGTACCAGTTTGTAGACCACCACGCGTGCGCCGAACTCGATATCGCCGGCGATATCAAATTCGAGCGTCGTCGATTGGTCGGCAGAGCCCGGTAACGCGACAACGACTCCTAATGCCCCTCGAGGATCCTGCGCTTTTCGGCCTCGAACTCCTCCTGCGTCAGCGCCCCCGAGTCCCGCAGCGCCACAAGGGTTTTGAGCCGCTCGAGCCGCACCCCCTCGTCACCGAGTTCGTGCGCGAGCGGCACCGGTGATGCGGCGGGCCGCGGGTAATACGGGTTTGCCGCCACCACCCTCTGGCGCCGGATGCGGCCCAACCACAGCCCGGACATGATCGAACCGACCAGACCCACCACGAACAGCCCGGCGAACACCCACATCACCAAACCCGAAGAACCCTTGTGCCCGAAGGCCAGTCGCGGGTTGATATAGCCGTTGACCTGCCCGTCGGTGGTGATGTTGTAGGTGCCGCTGGAGGCGATCCGGGCGACCCATACCCGCACATGCGCGTCGTTGTTGACGGTCGTCGTGCTGCCGATGCTTTCGGTCAGCACGGGCTGCGCCACACCATCGGGCGGCGCGATCGTGACCCCCAGCGGCGGTACCGGAAGACCACGGTCGGGGCCGCTGATGACGACGGTGTGCAGGCTGACGGTGACGTCACCGGCGGGTAGGTAGAGGCTGCCCGAGCCGGGGACGGGCACCTCGCCGTAGGCGCTGTACTTGTCCAGGAAGAACGCGTTGAGCACCAGGGCGACGATGAACCCGCACACCGACACGATCGTCAGCGCGACGGCGCCGGCCAGCCCAACCCTCGCGAGCCGCCTGCCGTTCATCCAGGCAGTGTGTCACTGCGGGCCGGACGACGGCAGCGCAATAGGGCAAAGCCGAGTACGACGAAGGCCAGCGCCGGCACCCAGTCCCCCAACCGTTGATAGGGCGTGACGCGCGACCCCAACGGCACGCCGACCACGGCCGCGCCCCGGAAGCCCGACGGGAACCAGGCCACCCGGTGGCCCCGCGCGTCGAAGGCCGAGCTGTCACCGGAGAGCCCGACGTGCACGGCCGGGCGGCCGGCCTCGACGGCACGTACCGCGGGCTGGGCGGCCAGCTGCGGCTGCGCCCAACTCCCCTGGAATGACGAGGTGGAACTCTGATACACCAACAGCTCCGCACCGAGCTGGGCCTCCCGGCGGGCAAGGTCGGAGAACAGGGCCTCGTAGCTGACCAACGGTCCGATCGGCAGGGTGCCCGCGTGCAGCACGACGGGCCCGGACCCGCGTCGGCGGTCCTCGGCGGCGGCCCCGCTGTGCCGCGTGATCCAGCCGAAAAGCGGCCGCAGCGGGACGTATTCGCCGAATGGCACCAGCCGGGACTTCCGGTAGGTGCCCAACGACCCGCGCTCCCCGATGAGCACCGCCGACTTGTAGATCCCTCCGCCGGGCGCGGGCGCGTCGACGTTGACCAGCAGGTCCGCGCCGACCCGCCGGGACACGTCGGTGAGGCGCGCCAGAACGTCCGGGTGTGCGGCGAGATCAGATCCCACACTGCTCTCTCCCCAGACCACCAAATCCGGGCGCTGGCCGGCGACCGAATCGGTGAGCTGCTCGCCGGCGGCCTGGCGCGCGCCGGAGTCGGCGATGTCGCCGGGCTGCACCAGCGCCACACGCAACGTGGGACCGACCGCGGGCGACGGGCCGGACAGATACCACACCGGGCCCACCGCCGCGCAGGCCACCGCGCACCCCAGCGCGACGAGCCGGCCGGACGCCTCGCGATGCACCACGACGCCGATCAGAGCGGTATTGGCCGCCACGACAAGGAAACTCGTCAACCACACCCCGCCCAACGACGCCGATGCCAGCGTGACGGGCTGCGCGGACTGCGACGCGCCCAGCGACGCCCACGACCCGCCCAGCGGCGGCCACGACCGCACGGCCTCGGCCGCCACCCACGCGCTGGGCAAAACCACGACGGCGGCGACCGTCCGGCCCGGCCCGGCCGGAGCGGACAGCAACCGATGCGCCAGCCACCCCCAGGGCAGCCAGAGCGCACCGAGGCCGACGGCCACCCCCGCGAGCAGGGGGCCGAGGAAAGGCGCCAGCCAGTACTGGGTGGCCAGCACGAACCCGGTGACGCCGAGCCAGGCCCGCACGGCCGCATCCGGTCCGCTAGGCGCGGCCCGCACCGACAGGAGCAGCGGGACCAGGCCGAACCAGGCCAGCCACCACCACGACGGCGCGGGAAAGGCGAGGGCGGGCAGCGCGCCGGCGGCCAACGCCACTAGCCAACCGGGAATGCGTCGCGGCATGCTGACCAGGATGCCGCCCTACCGGTAAGGAGTGATACCCATGGCCAACGATCTCGTCGCCACGGTGCCCGACCTGTCAGGCAAGCTGGCGGTCGTCACCGGCGCCAACAGCGGCCTCGGATTCGGTCTGGCCCGGCGGCTCGCGGCCGCCGGCGCCGACGTCGTCATGGCGATCCGCAATCGCGCCAAAGGCGAAAAGGCGATCGACGAAATCCGCAAGTCGGTCCCCGACGCCAAGCTGATCATCAAGTCGCTGGACCTGTCGTCGCTGGCCGCCGTCGCCGCGCTCGGTGCACAGCTCAACGCCGAGGGCCGCCCCATCGACATCCTGATCAACAACGCCGGCGTCATGACGCCGCCGGAACGCGACACCACCGCCGACGGTTTCGAATTGCAGTTCGGCAGTAACCATCTCGGGCACTTCGCGCTCACCGGCCACCTGCTGCCGCTGCTGCGCGCCGCCGGCAAGGCGCGCGTCGTCTCGCTGAGCAGCCTGGCGGCCCGCCAGAGCGCCAAGATCCACTTCGACGACCCGCAGTTCGAGAAGTCCTACGCGGCGATGTCGGCGTACGGGCAGTCGAAGCTGGCGGTGTTGATGTTCGCCCTCGAGCTGGACCGGCGCAGCCGCGCCGCCGGCTGGGGCATCATGTCCAACGCCGCGCACCCCGGCCTGACCAAGACCAACCTGCAGATCGCCGGGCCGTCGCACGGCCGCGACAAGCCCGCGCTGATGGAGCGGTTGTACAGGGCGTCCTGGCGATTCACGCCGTTCTTGTGGCAGGAGATCGACGAGGGCATCCTCCCGGCGCTGTACGCCGCGGCCGCGCCGCACGCCCAGGGCGGCGCGTTCTACGGGCCCCGCGGGTTCTACGAGGCCGCCGGCGGCGGGGTGCGGCCGGCCAAGGTGCCCGCACCCGCCCGCAACGAGGCTGACTGCCAACGACTTTGGGAGCTTTCCGAGCAGCTCACCGGCGTCGGCTACCCGAAGCCGAACTGACGACTATCGTTGGGCCATGCGGCCTGAACCTCGGATGCCCGAATCGAGCATTGTGGTCCGGCCCGAACCCGTCTACACCCAGTCGTCGCGGCTGCAGGCCGCCGGGCTGGCGCCGGCCATCGCGTTGTTCGAGCGGGCCGCCGAGCAGGTCCCGCTGCCCAAGCCCCCGCAGCCCATCGTCGTCGCCGACTACGGCGCGGCGAACGGGCACAATTCGCTCAAGCCGATGTCGGCGGCGATCGCGGTGCTGCGTCGCCGCACCCGTCACGACCACGCAATCCTGGTGGCGCACACCGACATACCGGACAACGACTTCTCGGCGCTGTTCCACACGCTCGAGGACGACCCGGAGAGTTACCTGCACCTGGACACCGCGACGTTCGCGTCGTCGATCGGCCGCTCGTTCTACGACCAGATCGTGCCGTCGAAGACGGTCAACCTGGGCTGGTCGTCGTGGGCGACGCAGTGGCTGAGCGCGATGCCGTGCGAGGTGCACGATCACGTGCACGTCGGCTACAGCGGCGACGACACCGCGCGCGCGGCATACGCCCACCAGGCCGCCCTGGACTGGCTGAACTTCGTGGCGTTCCGCGGCCGCGAGCTGGCCCCGGGCGGCCGGCTGGTGGTGATGACGATCGCCCTCG contains:
- the lnt gene encoding apolipoprotein N-acyltransferase, whose product is MPRRIPGWLVALAAGALPALAFPAPSWWWLAWFGLVPLLLSVRAAPSGPDAAVRAWLGVTGFVLATQYWLAPFLGPLLAGVAVGLGALWLPWGWLAHRLLSAPAGPGRTVAAVVVLPSAWVAAEAVRSWPPLGGSWASLGASQSAQPVTLASASLGGVWLTSFLVVAANTALIGVVVHREASGRLVALGCAVACAAVGPVWYLSGPSPAVGPTLRVALVQPGDIADSGARQAAGEQLTDSVAGQRPDLVVWGESSVGSDLAAHPDVLARLTDVSRRVGADLLVNVDAPAPGGGIYKSAVLIGERGSLGTYRKSRLVPFGEYVPLRPLFGWITRHSGAAAEDRRRGSGPVVLHAGTLPIGPLVSYEALFSDLARREAQLGAELLVYQSSTSSFQGSWAQPQLAAQPAVRAVEAGRPAVHVGLSGDSSAFDARGHRVAWFPSGFRGAAVVGVPLGSRVTPYQRLGDWVPALAFVVLGFALLRCRRPARSDTLPG
- a CDS encoding class I SAM-dependent methyltransferase; its protein translation is MRPEPRMPESSIVVRPEPVYTQSSRLQAAGLAPAIALFERAAEQVPLPKPPQPIVVADYGAANGHNSLKPMSAAIAVLRRRTRHDHAILVAHTDIPDNDFSALFHTLEDDPESYLHLDTATFASSIGRSFYDQIVPSKTVNLGWSSWATQWLSAMPCEVHDHVHVGYSGDDTARAAYAHQAALDWLNFVAFRGRELAPGGRLVVMTIALDDGTPGFPTLLDAMLAALREQVRDGLLRQDEARRMTIPTFARSEKDFRAPFSPSGRFEGLSIEHLDTFNAEDRFWARFRVDGDAEAFGAHWAAFARAALFPALARGLDGGPRDARAGEFVDQLERAVAARLSSAPEPMRIPLALVELVKHEPSR
- a CDS encoding SHOCT domain-containing protein, which produces MNGRRLARVGLAGAVALTIVSVCGFIVALVLNAFFLDKYSAYGEVPVPGSGSLYLPAGDVTVSLHTVVISGPDRGLPVPPLGVTIAPPDGVAQPVLTESIGSTTTVNNDAHVRVWVARIASSGTYNITTDGQVNGYINPRLAFGHKGSSGLVMWVFAGLFVVGLVGSIMSGLWLGRIRRQRVVAANPYYPRPAASPVPLAHELGDEGVRLERLKTLVALRDSGALTQEEFEAEKRRILEGH
- a CDS encoding SDR family oxidoreductase; the encoded protein is MANDLVATVPDLSGKLAVVTGANSGLGFGLARRLAAAGADVVMAIRNRAKGEKAIDEIRKSVPDAKLIIKSLDLSSLAAVAALGAQLNAEGRPIDILINNAGVMTPPERDTTADGFELQFGSNHLGHFALTGHLLPLLRAAGKARVVSLSSLAARQSAKIHFDDPQFEKSYAAMSAYGQSKLAVLMFALELDRRSRAAGWGIMSNAAHPGLTKTNLQIAGPSHGRDKPALMERLYRASWRFTPFLWQEIDEGILPALYAAAAPHAQGGAFYGPRGFYEAAGGGVRPAKVPAPARNEADCQRLWELSEQLTGVGYPKPN